One window of Nymphaea colorata isolate Beijing-Zhang1983 chromosome 1, ASM883128v2, whole genome shotgun sequence genomic DNA carries:
- the LOC116251545 gene encoding dof zinc finger protein DOF1.1-like — protein sequence MQDRGTGGINLENPDGMVGSAQTRRVKPQAEQPQKCPRCDSLNTKFCYYNNYSLSQPRYFCKTCRRYWTKGGTLRNVPVGGGCRKGGKRPKRLVSDSPTSSSHQDGKSDFLTPFFSAIRPPFLMDQSSTGVKLSAGVSSFSSLTPFGHGMTMGEYSAILNNHHQQPLVASAPEHTPPSFPNVPEGLVNDIGSWRVADAAEGSIGTKDGLLHLLPPFPSSGVAGNVAAAASGSPALKPETQTAYDSSAAPSAGACYWNSSGSSLVGGQWQDFPGYGPSNSFL from the coding sequence ATGCAGGATAGGGGAACAGGAGGAATAAACTTGGAGAACCCAGATGGGATGGTAGGATCTGCACAGACTAGGAGAGTTAAGCCCCAGGCTGAACAGCCACAGAAGTGCCCCAGATGTGATTCATTAAACACCAAGTTTTGTTACTACAACAACTACAGCCTCTCCCAGCCCAGGTACTTCTGCAAGACCTGCAGGAGGTACTGGACCAAAGGAGGAACTCTAAGGAATGTTCCAGTTGGTGGAGGCTGCAGGAAAGGGGGGAAACGCCCAAAGAGATTAGTATCAGATAGTCCTACCAGTTCTTCCCACCAAGATGGCAAATCCGACTTCCTCACCCCCTTCTTCAGTGCAATTAGACCTCCATTTCTGATGGATCAATCTTCCACAGGAGTGAAGCTTTCCGCAGGAGTTTCTAGCTTCTCCAGCTTGACGCCATTCGGTCATGGCATGACCATGGGGGAGTATAGCGCCATTCTTAACAATCATCATCAACAGCCATTGGTGGCCTCGGCACCCGAACATACCCCACCCAGCTTTCCCAACGTCCCAGAAGGACTCGTAAATGATATTGGATCATGGAGAGTTGCTGATGCTGCCGAGGGTTCCATTGGCACCAAAGATGGACTGCTTCACCTGCTGCCACCGTTCCCGTCTTCTGGCGTCGCCGGAAATGTAGCTGCTGCTGCTAGTGGGTCTCCGGCGTTGAAGCCGGAGACACAGACGGCATACGACAGCAGCGCCGCCCCTTCAGCCGGAGCCTGCTACTGGAACAGTAGTGGATCTTCTTTAGTAGGTGGGCAGTGGCAGGATTTTCCAGGGTATGGCCCCTCCAATTCATTCTTATAA